Part of the Flavobacterium sp. KS-LB2 genome is shown below.
TATTTTTTCCAATTTGATTTATACTTTCCTCTAAAGATGTATAACCTCCCGCATTTTGCCATACATCATAATGCAACATCAACAGCATAATTTTTTCACTTTCGCCATAATCATTTACTTCAATTTTAAATTCTTTTTTTGCGAGTTTAAGAATAAAATTAAAATAAGTAGTTGAACTTGATGACAGCCATTTTTTACTTATCGCAGAAAGAATTTGCTTTTCATTCAAATTATCGAAATTATCAATAACTCCTGCTCTTTCACAAAGCCTTGACCAACTATCTTTTTTATAAATAGCCTCTAATTTAATATTGTATAATTCAATAAAATTCTGAATTGTTAATGGTAGATTGGTTTGATGTTGATAATTAGTAATTTTAGTAATCAACTGATTTATATTCAGAGTTGTTGCTCTTTTTATATTTTCTAAAACTGTTTCTTTAGTTTTTTTCTCTAATACTATTGAACAACCTAAAGGTAAGTGCGGAAAATCATCTTCAATTTCTTTTAATACTGAAGTTGTTGTTTTTCCTATTAATGCTCTAAATTTATTTTCAAAATCATATTCAGGTCTTGAATTACCAACAAAATCTAAAACAGTCAAACAATCTTTACCTTCTGCTAGACGCAATCCACGACCTAATTGTTGTAGAAAAACAGTTAAACTTTCAGTTGGACGAAGAAACAAAACGGTATCTATTTCAGGAATGTCAACACCTTCATTAAAAATATCTACGACAAATAAATAATTGAATTCTTTCTTTTTAAATTGTTCTCTTATTTTTTCTCTTTCACTTGAATTTTTACTGGTTAATACTTCAGCTTTTAGGCCTGCTAGATTAAATTTTTCAGTCATGAAAATTGCATGTTCTACTGTAGCGCAAAATCCTATTGTACGAACATCGTTTATGTCATTCAAATATTTCTCAAGTCCTTTAATAATTTCTCCAACTCGAATATTATTTTTGGTATACAAACTTGTCAATTCGCTAGCGACATACTTTCCTTTTTCCCATTTTACATTCGTTAAATCAATACTATCAGTAATTCCAAAATATTGAAACGGTGATAATAATTTTTTATTTAAAGCTTCCGGAAGTCTTATTTCGGCTGCTATTCGACCACAAAAATCATCTAATATATTTTCTCCATCCATTCTCTCAGGAGTAGCTGTTAATCCCAACAATACCTTTGGTTTAAAATAATTTAATATTGGTCTATAAGTAGATGCAGAGATATGATGAACTTCATCAACGATTATAAAATCATAATATTCTGCTGAAAGATTTATGTTTTTTAGTCTATTATTTAAGGTTTGAACTGATGCAAAAACATATTCATTGCTTGTTGGTTCCAATCCATCTACCCATAATTCGCCAAAATTATTATCTTTTAGTACGCCCTGAAAAGTAGCTTTAGCTTGTTGTAATATTTCTTTTCGATGTGCTACAAATAGTAGTCTTTTCGATTTGTTATTTGTCTTGAAACTTTTATAATCAAATGCAGAAATGACTGTTTTTCCAGTTCCAGTTGCAGCAACTAACAAATTCTTAAATCTATTATGAATTGTTCTTTCAACTTCTAATTTTTCAAGTATTTCTTGTTGATAATGAAATGGTTTTATATCAAAGAAATTAATATTTGGAGCGTATTCTTTGGAGAATCTACCATCTTTTAATGCTTTAACTAATTTTTCCGCATCTTTATTTTTGTCAAATAATTCAAATTCTGAATTTTGCCAATATGCTTCAAATGTTTTTCTGAATTTATCAATTATGTGACTAACTTCCTTTGTAGTGATTTTTAAATTCCATTCTAAACCATCTGTTAAAGCGGAACGAGAAAAATTAGACGAACCAATATAACCAGTATGAAAACCTGTGTTTCTCTCAAATAAATAAGCTTTTGCATGCAATCTTTCATTTCCGGTATTATACGAAATTTTAACTTCTGTGTTTTCTAATGAAGATAAAAGTTCAACAGCTTTTGCATCTGTCGCACCAATATAAGTTGTTGTTATAACTCTGAGCTTTCCGCCTCTGTTAGTAAACTCTCTAAGTTCTTTTTCTAATATTCTAATTCCCTTCCATTTTATGAACGAAACTAATAAATCGATTTTATCAGATGACAAAATTTCCTTTCTCAGCTCACTTTCGAGAGTTGTTCCTGAATTTCCTCCTGTAAAAAGTTCACTATGAATCAATCTAGTGTAAGGCGTTATTTCTTTAAGATGTAAATCTAAATTTGTGAAATGAGCATCAACTTTGGTAAAAACTGCTTTTAATATTTTACCCTCAGTTTCAATTAAGTCATCTTTAAACTCTTCCTTTCTTAATTCATCTTTTAAAAATAAAATGATTTTATTGGCAATTTCAATTTGGTTTTCCAAAATATTTTCGCCTTTAATCAAGGTAAAAGCATGTTGAATTGTTTTTCCAATATGTGCGGATAATAATTGTGCAGCTTCTGCTTTATCAATTGAAGTAGTTTTTACTTGAAAAGTGTTTTTATCTAATTCACTTAACTTAATACTTATAAGTTTAGTTACTAATTCTTCATACAAACCTTGATTCATAATTCTAATTTTAATAATTCTTCAACAATTGGTTTATCTGCTTCGGCCCAATCTAAATCTTTAAGTTCCCATACATTTAATAACTTAAATTTTTTATGTTCAGCAAGTTTTATCTCACCTGAAACAAAATTTGCTAAAAAAGGAATCAACTTGATTTGAAAAATTCCGTAGTCATAAATACTATCTGAAAGTTTTTTAATAATTTCAATTTCAATATTTATTTCTTCAACTATTTCTCTTTTTATAGAATCAATTTCACTTTCTTTTTTTTCTAATTTACCTCCGGGAAATTCCCATTTCAATGGTAGTTTCATTTTTTCACTTCTTTGTGTAACTAGAATTTTTTGGTCAAAAAAAATGATGGCGCAGGTTACTTTAATAGGTTCTTCGTCTAGCATATTTCACTTTTTATTAAGTTCCAATATTACAAAATCCAACCCTCATTAAAATACGAAAAACCATAAATTAGGAAATTTAATATAAAAAAAGTGGAAACGCTACATTTCCACTTTTTCATCAAACCGTATGATTTTACTTCTTTTTGAGTTCCTTTTTAAAAAAATCTATGGTTCTTGTCCAGGATAAAGTAGCTGCTTTTTCATCATAACGCGGCGTGGTGTTGTTATGAAAACCATGATTTACTCCTTCATAAAAATAAGCGATATGTTGTACCTTGTTCTTTTTAAGGATGGCTTCATAAGCAGGCCAACCTTCGTTTACACGAGTATCTAGGCTGGCATATTGGGCTAGGATAGGGGTTTTTATAAGTTCGGCTTCGGCAGCTGTGGGTTGGCCTCCATAATACGGAACGGCAGCGCCCAAAGTTGGGATTTTTACCGCCATCATATTCGCAATCCAACCTCCAAAGCAAAATCCTACTACGCCTATGTGTCCGTTGCAATCTTTGTGTGCTTTAAGGTAGTTGTAGGCTGCAATAAAGTCTTCGAGCATTTCCTCTCGGGTTCGTTTTTTTTGCAATTCGCGCCCTGCATCATCATTTCCGGGATAACCGCCCAGTGGCGATAATGCATCGGGTGCCAAAGTGATGAATCCTTCCACAGCAGCTCTTCGGCCTACATCTTCGATATACGGATTCAGTCCGCGGTTTTCATGTACCACTATGATTCCAGGTAATTTCTTTTTGCTTCCAATGGGTTGGGATAAGAGTCCTTTGATTGTTCCGCCACCTTTGGGAGAATCATAAGTGATGAATTCTGATTTTAACCTTGGATCATCGGGCTGAATCAAAATAGAATCGATATAATTAGGCGTCATAAAACTCAACAGGGAAGGCAAAGTAAGCGTTCCTACAGCAAATAAAGATAGTTTTTCTACAAAGGCGCGGCGGTCAATTTTATTGTGGGCGTAATCATCGTATAAGTCAAATACTTCTTGGCTGATGTCTTCTTTGGTTATTTTTTTCATAATATTTTTTTTGATGCTACTAATTTAAGAAAAAAAGCAACGCTTTTCTCTTTTAGCAAAGTGCATATTGGAAATAAAACTAGGAACATAAATGAAATCAACAGCTGAAAGTATCTTGCTTATTTGAAAAGAACTAATGCTACGCCAGACCTAAGATGTATTGTATAGTATATAAACTTGAATTAGTATCCGTGAAAAAAGTTCATGAAGGACGCATTTTTATTGGTTGGATTTAAAAACAATCTAATTTTTTAATATGATTCTCATGTGGTAGTGTTGCATGCCTACTTCCATAAAAGGCGTGTCATAAATTTTAAAGCCTAAGTTCAAATAAAAAGGTACGGCAGTAGCTCTGGCGTGGCAAACTACTTCATTTATCTTATGGGATTTACAAAACGACAGCAATTGAATCACTAATAGTTTACCGATTCCTTTTCCCTGCTGATTGGTTTCTACGGCCATTTGCATTAATTGCGTTTTGG
Proteins encoded:
- a CDS encoding GNAT family N-acetyltransferase is translated as MISVQLIHTTNPYYQLERQLRNQILLRPIGIADHAWEMHDEKAWHFVAIENDTVIGCVVLVPLDEEQTKTQLMQMAVETNQQGKGIGKLLVIQLLSFCKSHKINEVVCHARATAVPFYLNLGFKIYDTPFMEVGMQHYHMRIILKN
- a CDS encoding (deoxy)nucleoside triphosphate pyrophosphohydrolase, whose product is MLDEEPIKVTCAIIFFDQKILVTQRSEKMKLPLKWEFPGGKLEKKESEIDSIKREIVEEINIEIEIIKKLSDSIYDYGIFQIKLIPFLANFVSGEIKLAEHKKFKLLNVWELKDLDWAEADKPIVEELLKLEL
- a CDS encoding DEAD/DEAH box helicase, producing MNQGLYEELVTKLISIKLSELDKNTFQVKTTSIDKAEAAQLLSAHIGKTIQHAFTLIKGENILENQIEIANKIILFLKDELRKEEFKDDLIETEGKILKAVFTKVDAHFTNLDLHLKEITPYTRLIHSELFTGGNSGTTLESELRKEILSSDKIDLLVSFIKWKGIRILEKELREFTNRGGKLRVITTTYIGATDAKAVELLSSLENTEVKISYNTGNERLHAKAYLFERNTGFHTGYIGSSNFSRSALTDGLEWNLKITTKEVSHIIDKFRKTFEAYWQNSEFELFDKNKDAEKLVKALKDGRFSKEYAPNINFFDIKPFHYQQEILEKLEVERTIHNRFKNLLVAATGTGKTVISAFDYKSFKTNNKSKRLLFVAHRKEILQQAKATFQGVLKDNNFGELWVDGLEPTSNEYVFASVQTLNNRLKNINLSAEYYDFIIVDEVHHISASTYRPILNYFKPKVLLGLTATPERMDGENILDDFCGRIAAEIRLPEALNKKLLSPFQYFGITDSIDLTNVKWEKGKYVASELTSLYTKNNIRVGEIIKGLEKYLNDINDVRTIGFCATVEHAIFMTEKFNLAGLKAEVLTSKNSSEREKIREQFKKKEFNYLFVVDIFNEGVDIPEIDTVLFLRPTESLTVFLQQLGRGLRLAEGKDCLTVLDFVGNSRPEYDFENKFRALIGKTTTSVLKEIEDDFPHLPLGCSIVLEKKTKETVLENIKRATTLNINQLITKITNYQHQTNLPLTIQNFIELYNIKLEAIYKKDSWSRLCERAGVIDNFDNLNEKQILSAISKKWLSSSSTTYFNFILKLAKKEFKIEVNDYGESEKIMLLMLHYDVWQNAGGYTSLEESINQIGKNKVLVKEIIEVLEILIDRIDFKEIDIDLPYKQPLKVHARYTRDQIAVAFGKTTFDKKYMSLEGILDVKELNTELLFINLIKSEENFSPTTMYDDYAISETLFHWQSQNSSRPDSGKGLSYVKHLENEKKILLFIREKANDENGNTMGYVFIGEGNFKETEGSKPMNIKWELNEPMPNYLWKESAKMSVG
- a CDS encoding dienelactone hydrolase family protein, with the translated sequence MKKITKEDISQEVFDLYDDYAHNKIDRRAFVEKLSLFAVGTLTLPSLLSFMTPNYIDSILIQPDDPRLKSEFITYDSPKGGGTIKGLLSQPIGSKKKLPGIIVVHENRGLNPYIEDVGRRAAVEGFITLAPDALSPLGGYPGNDDAGRELQKKRTREEMLEDFIAAYNYLKAHKDCNGHIGVVGFCFGGWIANMMAVKIPTLGAAVPYYGGQPTAAEAELIKTPILAQYASLDTRVNEGWPAYEAILKKNKVQHIAYFYEGVNHGFHNNTTPRYDEKAATLSWTRTIDFFKKELKKK